In the Corythoichthys intestinalis isolate RoL2023-P3 unplaced genomic scaffold, ASM3026506v1 HiC_scaffold_44, whole genome shotgun sequence genome, tgtcggattttcatgatttttcacgggaacaATTTGAGGAGAATcgcctgcctgcgttgacgtggctcctactagtagtgTGAGAAGTAGTAGTTCtgagagacgtttatgctgttgtattGTGTGTCGATGTGCTGACTTTATGCAATAATATGGGCCATCAGTTGACCCTTTGCGGTgcgttgctgccacctgctggtcagaataattcgcggcatctgtttttttttgtcacggtTTTGCCCATAAGCTCATTCACTTTCACAGTGCggttgtctagcggtagcattgacactcGTGAATGCTTTCGGTTACGTTTCTGCCTCGGAAACAAATGTCtaagtattttatgtgtatAATAACATATGGATGGGCAGTGTATGTATACCTAAGTGGTGAAGGGTCACATGTACAAAACTTCTTAAGTTGTGGTGTCTTGTAGAGGCCAGCCAATCGGAAGGCCACAGTGCATTGTGGGTTGAATCGTTATTTTGAGTGTACACTTATTGTAAACAACTGAGCAGTGAGAAtcgtctttgctttcatcattgTCTTTGATAAATGGGACACTCGTGTTGTTTGAAAGGCGATAATTcagtacatttatttattccatggaCAGCACAGAGCTCTCCTTTGCTGCAGCAGTTATAAAGTACGAGGAGTCGGGTCAATGTGCGCATGGACTCATTTTTCCGTTCAAAATTAAGGCGATAAAAAAAGGgcaattcaacagaaaattgcTCAGCTCTTTCAGAGAGAGGAAAGAATTGAAGAGGCTTATTTCATTAAattttgttacatttgttagatggggaggttcagaacatcttccatgtcaatgtgcgatcttcaaaatacattccatttcactgtaagtcatttgtattttttgtgacatgattatttgacaaaaaattttcACAATTGTAATTCTATGTTCTTTCGGAGTTCAATTTTTGCATTTAgacgtgaggaaatgagggaaaataaagagATAGAGGTTGGGAGAGGTTGGGGTTTCTGCTATTTTATTAACTGttacattgaaaaatacaattttgaatgaaaatcaacttctcatgtttaccttgtGATAGgatgtgtaatgcagtagcctaatgcatgtgtaataccgttttatttttatgtgtgtaaaaaaaaaattctggctccgttcatgtcggggagttccagcaatgaattctagccactttccccTCTGGCGGTCACCCTAGTTAAGAGCCGTCATGGCGTCAACATCCTGAGAAGAAGCAGCACCTCCCATTTTACTGCGCTGGCAGCCTCAAATCAGCCTGACGTTGGTGACTGTCACATCATCCTCCACCAACAGCCTGTGGATATCTTGCAGATCATAACCATCATTCTCGTATTCCACCTCAAAGTCGTTGCCGACGGCCAAGCGGAAAATGTCGTCGCCGCACTCGATGGTCATCTGTAAAAGAATGCATGATTAGTCCAGCCGACGTGAGAAGAAGCTCCAACCACCTCAATTTTTTGTAATTTGATGGTGTGCCTAAAATGACATAATGACCTCAAAGTCGCTTCCGGCTGCGAAGGGGAAGGAGTCCTTTTTGACGATCTTGTTGACATACTTTCCATCAACATGACTCCCGATGCGGGTCAATAGCTCAAGGTCCCCATCTTTGAAATCAACTTCGATGCGCATCGGGGTGTCTTCACCGTGGCCCAAAGATAGGTGGACGATAAACCTGCAATACAGACAGGTAGTTCTTGTAACAGCGAACCTAACACAACGTGGGGGAATGGTGACAATTACTTGGTTGGGTTCGGCTTCACTTTTCCTTGGATGACGATGATGCAGCCAGCGTATAGACGCTCTTTGAACAGCACTTCGGAAACTTCCTGCACGCACACATAAAGGCAGCGTGAAATTGATATATCAGTCAAGCGCTAATCGCTATGGGCAACCTCCAGAACATGCCAACTACAACTCATACAATTGTCAACTCACCTGGTACACATCCACTTGGAGGTTGCAAGTGCCTTTAATGCCGTTGTACATAATCTCATCGCTATCTGGTATTGAAACAAACATCAACCAAGGTAGGACACATGAGATTTGACATTAAGATTTTAAGTGTGAGTGAGCACATTGCATATTAGGAAGCCATGAATCTTCCCAGCTAAATAATCAGCACACCATGTGATCCTGTGCTCCATCGGTAGACCACATTCAAGCTGCGTCCGCAACACGGTCACGTTTCACAGATGTATATGAGCGCAGAACACTTGCAGCCTCGGAGTCAGAAGTATGATAGTGCACAATTTGCCAACTAAGCAAATGTATTTGATTGATAGGCAGCTAATAATGATGCCTGAATCTCTCAGAATGGAAAAAGTATTAGTGGTACAAGTAGGCCTCTATTATCAATCGTATGCAAGCTCATTCTTAAAGTAGACGAAAGACTAACTGAACTatatgaggggccgtacaagacatttttcattctggccctcacacacacatacattctccatTCACATACATATTCACCCTCACACACATATATTCTCTCACATTCATATATTATTCACtctccaaactacggcccgcctccacattcggtccggccccctgaacaatcaatttcttttttttccaatagtgttatttatttcctggcttttttctgtgaagaacccagagggctatttggttattatctatttaattaatagtgataatattatattatgttgaggtaattatcgaggtttgattgattaaatatttgcttggttgattgattgaatatttgcttgtgctcatacataCCATAAATAcataatgccatatttttcttacttatataaccagtaaatgattattgcttgctataccaggttgtagtataatgcttaagtgttacaaagggtaaaagagggtcgggatgacaactattttgcttcatggccgcatcattgcgtaactagaccttccgaggcatcttcagcacctggcgtctggacttccgtctagaccttcgaggacaattttccatccatggccgcagcgttgcataactgaagtgtctggattattttgactgtttatatgattgtttACATAAGATCTTGCTTCCACATGTGTATtcacttagttccacctacatgcacacacatatccaatcgaaaaccacatgggtgtctccagcttgctctccCCTCCCTTAGGGCGACATCCATCTTtgtttaggacaaacccctaaataaaataccaaggaggatATTTTTCCtcgagatcaattttggtgactcacGAGTCACatgttgctctccttggccaagaaaactgagtgtcttctctccttatgtcTACCTAaagatctatttttgaacttgacatattatctttattttatattattatttttattttatttacttttgttccgtgaagaatccagaaagggttatttgattgtggctttctgaaaaacaattcatttttgcatttaggcactcctgcaatcgtcacactttttctgttacaaactgacccggcccctcatcagagaagggaaaagttatgtggctctcacaggaaaaagtttgagaATCCCCTGCTCTAATCGAAAGCACAGTGTAGTATAGTTGGTGCACACCAACAGAAGGCGCCAACTCACCTTGGCATCGCTTGCAGATGTAACGTCTAAGGGAGGTGCAGGAGAGGTCGTTCAAGCGACCTCGACGTCCCCCCATCTCAACACAGTCTTCATTTTGGAGGTTAGGCTCACCTGCATCCCAGAGCCTGCACAGAAGTACCTTTCATACCGAGATCCTGCTATAAAACAACCTTTCGGCAGCTGCTCTGAAGCTCATCCCTAGTTGAGCATCAGTCGCATTTACAAatcaagtgcaaaaaaaaaaaaacaaaaaacaaaatcaatacATGAAATTATCCTTAAAAATAtatagttaaaaaatatatatatatgattttgCTCAGtaagaagattttttttgtaatgatcaCGTGTGTTTCTTAGATGGACTTTTAGATGGAATTTTGTAAACCAGTGAAAAAATAATGGATATATGggaatcagtttctcatttatgcctCGTTTCACTGTAATGCTGTAATGCATGTGTGAAACCTTTCATTCATTCCATttctgagccgcttatcctcaagaGGGTCacggctggagccaatcccagataACTGTGGGCGGTACACGGGGTACGCGCTGAATCGGTTACCAGCCAATTGCAAGGCataaggagacgaacaaccattagGCGGGGTACGCGCTGAATCGGttaccagccaattgcagggcacaaggagacgaacaaccattcgcgcgcacacactcgtacctagggacaatttagtgTGGTCGattagcctaccatgcatgtttttgggatgtggggaaACTGGAATACCCGAAGAAAACCCAAGCAGGCATGggcagaacatgcaaactccacacaggaaggccagagcgtTTTTCAAAAAACCCTTGATCCCAGGACTGTGAGgccgacgtgctaaccactgtgtgtgtgtgaaacctgttgtgttttattgtgtgctCTATTTAAAACTGTGCGAAAAGCacaaccacccccccccccccaaaaaaaaagggctCCGTGCCTACccttatgtcagggagttccggcaagatatTCTACGCCGTTAACACACACGCGCGTAACGTAAACGttgaaggactgtgattggtccgctctttttccggttcagcacaacaccgccgccattttcaaacattcgcacACGTCTTCTGTGTTGCCCACgcgtcaacatttgttgttcagtattgattagctgcagctgcaaatacactCTTTTCGGTTGCGCAAAATTGTTCAAGCCCACACCTCCTCTAGTGGCATGGTGGTGAGTTACAGAGCAAAGTGTTCCCGTGACGCAGAAGTTCAAGTGCGCAATGACGGCGTAGGGCAggcttcactaaatccggacctcggtgccacttttcctgtcgtgttttccatgtctccctcctccaacacacctgaatcaatataatcaggatcattatcaggcttctggagaggttgctgatgacataatcatttgattcaggtgtgttaggggagagagacgtggaaaacacgacaggaaaagtggcaccggggtccggtagtgttgtatcggtcgcgaatgattcgttctttttgaacgaattgtttgggtgaacgagaccgaactaatcaccatctgcactgattcgttctatgaagttggtgcttgttcactgcgtgggagggcgttgagcaagcggcagcgtcttctgacatcgcacacgaccaatcagacgccagcctcatcgcgggcaggggagggaccggaaacagaatcagggcgtatgtcactcacttccacgtgtggccaataagcagccagcgtgcaggcaagggggcaagactgagttttgtcacttcccgttcagtgactcggtcctccggttcctgacctagcttgctgctaacgtgactttccagtaatgactatgcggtgaacgaatcaaaaaatgaaaggaaaggactttgtcacatatttgttaacgtggagcctatcaaatgcagctcaaaaagacaaaaacaccacacaaatctagcgagcatggtttagtgtactacttttctcaacagactcgggactacctattacgacatactatcaaatttacagtaatttaaaacacgggtagctacgaggcaagcaaaagctgagctgcggtcgcgtgacggcaatgaagggggcaaagaactgtcactatatggaggcttcatggcagcgatatttacctcatatgtgcacagaaaaaaagaatagtatgatcaccataatactgatttgcaatgaaacggtatacacatgtccattttttccaagtgttttattttttttttcccatgtcaggtgttggttggtttgacaaattatgtcaatccgtccatcatgtgctactcaagcgccccacaacaacgcacatggacacgggagatgtcgcaatatgtctacatttttcttaacagactaatgagagtagaaaggcgatatcgtaaagagcaaacaattatttctcgtcagcatttgacaatctgagatgcggggacgacaggggagctgaccggattattttatttattaataccagtgcaaaacgtcaatacgatcaccataatactgatttgcaatgaaactgtatatacatgtcatttttttccgagtgttttatttttttcccccgtgtcaggtgttggttggtttgacaaattatgtcaatccgtccatcatgcactactcaagcgccccaaaacaacgcacgcggacacgggagatgtcgcaatatgtctacatttttcttaacagactaataagggtagaaaggcgacatcgtaaagggcAAACAaccatttctcgtcagcatttgacgatctgagatgcggggacgacaggggagctgaccggattattttatttattaataccagtgcaaaaattcagtacgatcatcttaatactgatttgcaattaaactgtcaaatatcaaaatgcagtattgtctttatttcagagcagcacattcgaaaactagctatttacacttatagttttaacaatagtgactaaaaataatagtgatgagcatgaaaacaaaaatacaacagagtgaGAGGTAAATATGTGTTGGTCGAtccatttagaaattaaactttcgatttatttttattttcgtgacagcaagcatgctgcgttggctggtagcaggctagcagcagcattgtatatgtgatcgagaacatgctaaagaaagtccgtgcgcccccgaccccaaacccccactcctcccacaaaaggaaaatgtttaaccgtgtcctaaatcgaaatgcaagcacgagccatgattttgagcccatagaactaggacagacgacgcggaagttctccctcgcttttgcagcagcgggtgggagggagacgaggctgtctgtgaaagcagaatgatattgcctgtcactcattactgaaactacgacgagtggtcaatgtgcaagagagggagggaccaagaatgtcacttcccgttcagttatactgcgaagcggtctttggtgattcgttcggcaacgtcacttcccgttcagtaaccgaacgattcatttggacggggagggagatgaggggggcgaacgattcgttgaacgattcgtttgaacgaatctttttactgaacgatccggaatggattcgtttactcaagtgaacgacagatcccgtcactagggtccggatttagtgaaccctggcgtAGGGCCTACGGCGTCGCTCCGCTGTCACcggaacgcagaagcataaatcagccttgacTAGAACCATTCTTCTTAACAAAACGGCCtgtcaaaaaacatttcagaAATTCTTTTTAACTAAACGGCCTGTTAAAAAGCAGATACGCTGAGGGATGTTATTTTGATCGATTCTGATTCGGTTGTGCTTTACCAATCATCTTATCGATAATAGTCGCCACATAAGGCTGTTCAGTTCCCTATAAAGCAAAGAAGAAGCACTTTTCCTTGGGTGCAGCTGTCATTTTGGGTGTTATAGTGATGAGTGAGTAGGAAGTACCCAAATTTTACGTGTCTACATTACGCTTTCCTTATACTGCTTACGCTAGTTCTGATTTCAAAGGAGTTCCGTCAATCCACTTCCACGGGTATGGGCTCTTCAGGCCGATCCAGTAGTCAAAGCCATCGAGTTGCTCTTTCAACCAGTCCTGAAACAAATTGCATCAGTACTAAAGGGCACGAGAGACACTTAGTGAAAGGCCGCTCACCCTCTCCGCGCTGCTCCGGATTATCAGCAGGTGCCCCCCATTGGATGAACAGTAGCGTTTGGCATCATCCCAAGATTTAGAGTCATTGGCAAAGCAGTAACTATGTTGGTTGTTGAGCCGCCAGGGTGCCTGACAGCCCTCAGCAGACTTGGGCCGTCGAGTAGGCGATACAACCTTCTTATCAGGGCCCGTAAGAGGAGGGCCCGTAGCACGAGGGCCCGTAGTaggagcgaccgtaacaggagctaccgtaacaggagggcccgtagGAGGACGgcccgtagcaggagcgaccgtagcaggagcgaccgtaacaggagggcccgtaACAGGAACGCCCGTAGCAGGATGgcccgtagcaggagcgaccgtaagAGGAGGgcccgtagcaggagcgaccgtaacaggagggcccgtaacaggagggcccgtaacaggagggcccgtaggaggagcgaccgtagcaggagcgaccgtaacaggagggcccgtagcaggagcgaccgtagcaggagcgaccgtaacaggagggcccgtaACAGGAACGCCCGTAGCAGGATGgcccgtagcaggagcgaccgtaagAGGAGGgcccgtagcaggagcgaccgtaacaggagcgaccgtaacaggagggcccgtaacaggagggcccgtaacaggagggcccgtaggaggagcgaccgtagcaggagcgaccgtaacaggagggcGCGTAACAGGAGGGCGCGTAGCAGGAGGGCGCGTAGCAGGAGGGCGCGTAGCAGGAGGGCTCGTAGGCCTGCAGCAGCGTCCtaagggcgtcaagaaaaatattcaaataatatttgatgatagcagtattcaaaaaattcaaagaaaagaagagcaaaaccgttcataataagtctttaaataataatgaaatcatttttctagtggaccctctgcccgtttcactttttcctgtgatgtgataatttcaccacagaccccagtctcaccacccagcagacgagtgagctacctgaaggtgctatttttagcctccgcaattgagcgacgttacggtgacgtcaacttcatgaaaagacaaaagccctccgggtcagaagaaaaagaaagaagagaccataaacgtgaagaaaaacagaggtttgttgtgatgattttttttcaacagcataagcacgtagacttagcgcaactgcaagctagtGGTTATTCACATAGAGTttatatgacttagtgctaaagaaagattatactgtatcattagccaggctgttgttttagaaatattttcagtattcagccagctgttgattagtttcagttaaatttactccccctccaatttttgagaaatttggacaaagtctATGGGGGACCCAAATTGTCTTGCTtactttcatgtgatgtgaaccacttttaccttgtgtgaAATTTTgcctttcaaataaatttgccttgcctaaaaaagTGGCAAGGTTAATTATACAAATACACCATAAAATAtgcattaataatttcaaagttctgtggtatgggggactaaaagtgccatggatttaaatgcaaacatttgtttttaaatgtgtcattaattcattaaaatggcaatcacgttcatgtaaaaaaaaaaaaaaaattcaataggtatttatttgctgtcttattttatttaattcattattattgaatagtcctgtgtagttgcagtgcttcaagaatgtattttctttcaactacgcccatcaaagatagtgaccgggtccaatagacaggtacagtaggctgcaagacTTTAGGCGCTATCATGCTGGTTTGACAATGAGCAGCTATTTGACAAATATAATGTAagattccactttcttctctagatgctcttctgaaatattttccttctgcCTCTGTACAttctgggccatcttttacagcgaacttatccacatcagcaccaagtccaagcccaccaagtccaggaaagaagtgcccttccaaaacaactgtcatatgaaagtgcaatagatgcttttgcatcagtgaagacaaggtgagtaaggttataggtcgaggtgaaaaaaagttgcattttaaagtgttcggtttgtctttatataggtttgtgttggtggggggtgttaatcatattgtaacaACAATTGTAAAAGTCATCAAGATTGTGTTCAACTgcaggttttttgttgttgtttgttttcccttCGGTCATTAAAAGTTCAATTATCCCTCCCCTTCCAGCACCTCAACCTATATGTATTCATGATCCAGATCAATTGAGATCACAGACAATGGTTTTGGAGCTAAGTTTCTGTTGTGTTGAAGCACATGTCTTTTGGACATTCTCTTCCTACGTTTGATACATTatgacaaaacacacacacaggcacCACATACAAAATTATCCATCTCGCAATGTGAAACAAAACACCTGGAATGTGAAAAGTTGCATTGAAAACCTCAGTCCATGTAGAACTGTaacatatatgtatttattttttattttttaatgtaaattttatttatatatgaaaaaatacaattatacatTAATACAAATCTATTgggtttattgataatttattgatttaaaaaatcattaagattataatggaattaaaaaaagtagatatttatttatatcataGGTAAATACTATGACCCTTTAGTATAAAACTAAAACTAACCAAAACTAAACTACAAGAGTATTTAACTGCCATTAGTCAATATTTAGTATTATATATTTAGTGTTATTATatttagtaataataatactactaataatatagtattatataatactataaaattaaattaaaaaataaattattatgaatttattaaatttattattattaagttattaaaattattataataaaatttaatagtaatatttagtgttatttttttaattcataataattttaatagttttaaaatagttatatatatacatttgtatTAATGTATAATTTTGGTTCGTTTAGCTTACTACTGACAACAACAGAAGTGCGCTTATTcttaactgggaggactggctatgGATTCTCACGTTTCTGTGCcaatgacggtgctagacgtccaatccatttgcagcCTTCCAAGGCAAACCGAAGTGAATTTCCAAGGCAAACCGAAGTGAATGTTTCAGGTTTTCAGTCAGTGGCGgtcagtgagttaaatgagtggtaTATCAATGCTTAAAGTCAGTCGTTAGTTTTAAATAGGCTTTACTACACCCTTTTTTCAAAAGTTCACAGTCGGATCagaaagtgtctcaaaaccGCGGATGTATTATGTATTGTTTCCATTGTTTCAAATGAGACTGACAGTTTGCTTAATATGTCTAGTAATCTGACAAGTATACATTTCCCCGAGGTGGGGCCAATAAAATGCCCTTTTATATTGATCCCCTAATGATCTGAAGAAACAAATCCAGTCCCAACAACGTTTGCAGTGAACCTTGAAGTCAAATAAAAACGTGAACTCACCAAGCGAAGCCCAAATGCCAAGCACGGTCAACGCTTGGAAAAGGAGCGATTGTGCCTTCTTCATCTCTCAGGTCCAGATAGAAGATCAGCCAGATAAACTTCAGAGGAGAATTTAATACGACGCAAGCCTCTTTCGCTCTGTGACAGACACACAAGCTTGACTAcgtcacgcacgcacgcacgcacgtccAACGACACAAAGGCTGGAGGATGACGCTCTAAAGAACTCGTGcatcaaaagaaaacaaacatacaaacaaagaAGAATTCGTGCATCAAACACGTCTCAACGTCACGTGgaacatttggaaattagggTCGTACTAGTGATGGAGAAACCTTAGCTTTCTGAAGCAGTAAATATATATCAAGCAACGTGTCGAAATGGTTCATTCAGTGTTATGAAGCATTTGCCACGAATCAGTGTGGTGAGTCACGACAGACGACACTGCTTCACCGCTGCTTTCTGTACCGCTGAAGCAAATGTGTTGAGATGGTTCCGTGCTACGAGGCATTTGACACAATTCAGTGTGGTGACATCTTctggacaaaaatatattgaattTTCATCTAACCAAATGACCAAGTGTCATCTGAACAATGAAACCTGTGGGTGGTATGGTGGTTATATACTATGTCTGATGTGC is a window encoding:
- the LOC130911417 gene encoding collectin-12-like gives rise to the protein MKKAQSLLFQALTVLGIWASLGRCCRPTSPPATRPPATRPPATRPPVTRPPVTVAPATVAPPTGPPVTGPPVTGPPVTVAPVTVAPATGPPLTVAPATGHPATGVPVTGPPVTVAPATVAPATGPPVTVAPATVAPPTGPPVTGPPVTGPPVTVAPATGPPLTVAPATGHPATGVPVTGPPVTVAPATVAPATGRPPTGPPVTVAPVTVAPTTGPRATGPPLTGPDKKVVSPTRRPKSAEGCQAPWRLNNQHSYCFANDSKSWDDAKRYCSSNGGHLLIIRSSAERDWLKEQLDGFDYWIGLKSPYPWKWIDGTPLKSELALWDAGEPNLQNEDCVEMGGRRGRLNDLSCTSLRRYICKRCQDSDEIMYNGIKGTCNLQVDVYQEVSEVLFKERLYAGCIIVIQGKVKPNPTKFIVHLSLGHGEDTPMRIEVDFKDGDLELLTRIGSHVDGKYVNKIVKKDSFPFAAGSDFEMTIECGDDIFRLAVGNDFEVEYENDGYDLQDIHRLLVEDDVTVTNVRLI